The genomic region GATAGTTAATGATCAAATAATAAAATATTATACAGAACTTATATCTAGATTCTACATTAAATTGCCGAAACAATTTGATGTATCAGATCTGCTCAGACTATATACTACTCAACTAGGTTTCTAGGTTGTGGCATAAAGAAATGCTGGAATTCAAATGCATGTTGTGCGGGGATATATGCTGTAATTTTCAACATATAAATGATTCGCCCCTAGTTTTCCCTTGGGAAAAGAGAACTCTTCTCGAATTAGGTAAAAGATATGATAGGAAATTAGTGTTTAAACCCTATCTGGGCTATGAAATAGACAATAATATATATGCAGTTGTATTTTATCGATGGATAATTAACGGTAAGTGCCCGTTTCTATCAGAGAAAGGTATATGCACAATACATGGTAAGAAACCATATTCCTGCAAAATGTTCCCCTTAATAATAGGTATTGATGATAATACGTTGAGAGTAAGTGGTGCATGTCCATGGATTACTAGATATCTCGAGAAAATAAGGAATAGTGATCCAAGCAAGGTATTTAGGAACGAATATAAGATTGCTGTTAAAGTTTTCGTGATAATAAAAATCATAGAAGAGTTCGCAAAATCCAATGGATGGAAAAGAATAATCTTTACCAGTAAAGAGCTTGAGCGGAAGAATATCATTTTTGTAGATATTGATAGCATTTTAAATAATATTGAGAAAACCATTGACTACGATGATGAAAGGTGATAGCTGAAGAAGTTGCAGCAGAATTATTGCTGGTTTTATCTATTATAATAATTGTTGCAAAGGTCTTGGAAGAGCTGATTAGTTATTATGGTTATCCTCCTGTTCTAGGAGATATTTTGGCAGGTATTATATTAGGCCCCTCCGTTCTCGGCTTACTTACCCCGGAAATTATTGATTACTTAGATGCTATAAAATGGATAGGGATCATAAGCTTATTATTTCTAGCAGGATTAGAAACAAAGTTTACACAATTTATGAGTAGTATAAAGAGTAGTTTACTCGTCGCAGCCGGCGGTATTATTGGTTCTTTTATATTAGGGTATTTTGCAGGTATTTTTGCCGGGTTAAACAGTAATCAAAGCATTTTTCTTGGAACAATATTAACAGCTACAAGTGTTGGATTAACTGTCAAGACATTAACGGATGTGGGAGCGCTTGGAACAAGGTATTTCACAGTAATTCTAGGAGCAGCAGTTCTCGACGATGTGGGTGGTTTAATAGTGTTTGGCTTAGCAATAGCCATGGTAACAACAGGATTTACAAGAATAGAAGAACTAGCATTAACAGCTATTATTGCAATATCGTTCTATATTATCACATTATTCTTACTCCATAAAAGCTCTAGAGTGATCTGGGGGTTGCTGAAACATATAAGTCACTTAGAAGATTCAATAATCGCTTTCCTGTTAGGATTAACTCTCATTATTGCATGGGCTAGTGTAAAATTTAATTTAAGCCTTGTTGTCGGAGCATATCTTGTTGGTTTAGCCTTTAGTGAGGTTAGGGGGGTTGAGAATGTTATTCGTAGATTTAGTTTAATACCTGATATATTTGCATCCATATTCTTCGTATTATCTGCTGCATCAATAGATATTAAACCATATATTATTCACGTAGAATATCTAGGTTTTATAGGTATAGTACTTATAGTTGCATTTGCCGGCAAAATTCTGGGATGTGGATTAACAGCTAAGCTTAGCAAATTTGACTGGAAAGGTTCATTATTCATCGGTATCGGAATGTTGCCTAGAGCTGAAGTTGCACTTGTAGTATCTGCCCTAGGAAAAGGATATGGTGTGGTTACTGACTCGATGATTGCTGCAACTATATTTGTCATATATGTTACTAGCATTGTAACACCTCTAGTATTAACAAGTTTATTGAAAAGAATGAGAATAAAATAGAGAACTAGCATAATTTATGTGTTGAAGGCGATCTTAATTCATCTAGACGTATAT from Staphylothermus marinus F1 harbors:
- a CDS encoding YkgJ family cysteine cluster protein — protein: MLCGDICCNFQHINDSPLVFPWEKRTLLELGKRYDRKLVFKPYLGYEIDNNIYAVVFYRWIINGKCPFLSEKGICTIHGKKPYSCKMFPLIIGIDDNTLRVSGACPWITRYLEKIRNSDPSKVFRNEYKIAVKVFVIIKIIEEFAKSNGWKRIIFTSKELERKNIIFVDIDSILNNIEKTIDYDDER
- a CDS encoding cation:proton antiporter, whose amino-acid sequence is MIAEEVAAELLLVLSIIIIVAKVLEELISYYGYPPVLGDILAGIILGPSVLGLLTPEIIDYLDAIKWIGIISLLFLAGLETKFTQFMSSIKSSLLVAAGGIIGSFILGYFAGIFAGLNSNQSIFLGTILTATSVGLTVKTLTDVGALGTRYFTVILGAAVLDDVGGLIVFGLAIAMVTTGFTRIEELALTAIIAISFYIITLFLLHKSSRVIWGLLKHISHLEDSIIAFLLGLTLIIAWASVKFNLSLVVGAYLVGLAFSEVRGVENVIRRFSLIPDIFASIFFVLSAASIDIKPYIIHVEYLGFIGIVLIVAFAGKILGCGLTAKLSKFDWKGSLFIGIGMLPRAEVALVVSALGKGYGVVTDSMIAATIFVIYVTSIVTPLVLTSLLKRMRIK